A region from the Triticum aestivum cultivar Chinese Spring chromosome 3D, IWGSC CS RefSeq v2.1, whole genome shotgun sequence genome encodes:
- the LOC123074893 gene encoding NDR1/HIN1-like protein 13, with protein sequence MMNDGRVHPAATSSDFSGEYAYSSSDPSSSPLYSFHFEKPVPPPPQHHNKPQPGTYVVQVPKDKVFRVPPPENARLFQHYTRRAKRRAGCSCLRACIYLAVAILSLAVLLAAAVGAVYLAFKPRQPAYSVVSLAVSGLAGVGNASAPGALSPGFAATVRADNSANGKVGVHYDGAGSRVAVSYEGVSLADGAWPAFYQAPSNITVFVAKAKGTGIRFSERERGQMAAAERLRSVPFDVDITVPVRLQLGGLKTWAVPVTVRCAMAVDRLAASAKVVSRSCDVKVPFLFWRN encoded by the coding sequence ATGATGAACGACGGCCGGGTCCACCCGGCGGCCACCAGCTCCGACTTCTCCGGCGAGTACGCCTACTCCTCCTCCGACCCCTCCTCCAGCCCGCTCTACAGCTTCCACTTCGAGAAGCCCgtcccgccgccgccccagcaccACAACAAGCCGCAGCCCGGCACGTACGTGGTGCAGGTGCCCAAGGACAAGGTCTTCCGCGTGCCGCCGCCGGAGAACGCGCGCCTCTTCCAGCACTACACCCGCCGCGCCAAGCGCCGCGCCGGCTGCTCCTGCCTCCGCGCCTGCATCTACCTCGCCgtcgccatcctctccctcgccgtcctcctcgccgccgccgtcggggcCGTCTACCTCGCGTTCAAGCCCAGGCAGCCGGCCTACTCGGTCGTGTCCCTCGCCGTgtccggcctcgccggcgtcggcaACGCCTCGGCCCCCGGCGCGCTCTCGCCGGGGTTCGCCGCGACCGTCCGCGCCGACAACAGCGCCAACGGCAAGGTCGGCGTGCACTACGACGGCGCCGGGAGCCGCGTCGCCGTGTCGTACGAGGGCGTGAGCCTGGCGGACGGCGCGTGGCCGGCCTTCTACCAGGCGCCGAGCAACATCACGGTGTTCGTGGCGAAGGCGAAGGGCACCGGGATACGGTTCTCGGAGCGCGAGCGCGGGCAGATGGCCGCGGCGGAGCGGCTCCGGTCGGTGCCGTTCGACGTGGACATCACGGTGCCCGTGCGGCTGCAGCTCGGCGGGCTGAAGACGTGGGCCGTGCCGGTGACGGTGCGGTGCGCCATGGCGGTGGACCGGCTCGCCGCCAGCGCCAAGGTGGTGTCCAGGTCCTGCGACGTCAAGGTGCCGTTCCTGTTCTGGAGGAACTGA